Proteins encoded by one window of Arachis ipaensis cultivar K30076 chromosome B04, Araip1.1, whole genome shotgun sequence:
- the LOC107636813 gene encoding uncharacterized protein LOC107636813 — MEGEDSFVALVHCSGKIQKSKRHGVKFTDREPLSVFIRSSNTLAEIKQSILRKLGTCGTKWVKKLFYKIPIDVVSTGVRYEIFVIGSDEDLQVLFHCRRSFPEVRITELFAKLEDGVDSSGASAPNPQSTPTGGASTSMPVVAVAVPNAEPERAGAVHTYIGHVVPDFECDAGPDRVENALFDDDLDEEPVDIGGDSDDDIPRGGRSAHGGSGSATQEYPPHLSSLNLEVVGQQQNVDATFDGQGMHDGTPMTEFQIGQSFQSKEEAVLSVKDYSIRRGVEYKVMESDNLKYQGRCKEFGNGYTWLIQIVMRKRKNTWEVRRYNGPHTCMASSISSDHKQLDYHVICARIYPLVRADASVSMKVLQEATEATYGFRPSYRKVWLAKQKAVAQIYGDWEESYADLPQWILGVSCTMEGSVALLKTSPVRVGGQVDEDRVYFHRMFWTFPPCIEAFRHCKPLVSIDGTHLYGKYGGTLLLAIAQDGNSNILHS, encoded by the coding sequence ATGGAGGGGGAGGATAGTTTTGTGGCTCTGGTTCACTGCTCTGGAAAAATTCAAAAGAGCAAAAGGCACGGTGTAAAATTCACAGATAGAGAACCGCTTAGTGTTTTTATCCGATCGTCGAATACGTTGGCCGAGATTAAGCAAAGCATATTACGAAAGCTCGGTACGTGTGGGACGAAGtgggtaaaaaaattattttacaagaTTCCCATTGACGTTGTCTCAACTGGTGTGAGATATGAGATCTTCGTGATCGGGTCGGATGAAGACTTGCAGGTCTTGTTTCACTGCAGGCGCAGCTTTCCGGAGGTGAGGATAACTGAGCTGTTTGCGAAGTTGGAAGATGGTGTGGATAGCTCTGGAGCATCGGCACCTAATCCTCAGTCGACCCCAACTGGTGGTGCATCAACATCGATGCCTGTGGTAGCAGTGGCCGTTCCGAATGCGGAGCCCGAACGTGCTGGGGCTGTTCATACATATATTGGTCATGTTGTTCCTGATTTTGAATGCGATGCCGGACCGGATCGAGTTGAGAATGCACTGTTTGACGATGATTTAGATGAGGAGCCTGTCGATATTGGTGGGGATAGTGATGATGATATTCCAAGAGGTGGACGTTCAGCCCATGGAGGTTCCGGTTCTGCAACACAAGAGTACCCTCCCCACCTCTCTTCTTTGAACTTGGAAGTCGTCGGCCAACAGCAGAATGTAGATGCAACATTCGATGGGCAGGGCATGCATGATGGGACACCTATGACTGAATTTCAGATTGGTCAATCTTTCCAGAGTAAAGAGGAAGCCGTGTTGAGTGTAAAAGATTACAGTATTCGGCGTGGAGTTGAGTACAAGGTTATGGAGTCCGACAATCTGAAATACCAAGGGAGATGCAAAGAGTTTGGTAACGGGTACACGTGGTTGATTCAGATAGTCATGCGGAAAAGGAAGAACACATGGGAAGTTAGGAGGTACAACGGTCCGCACACGTGTATGGCCTCATCGATATCAAGCGACCACAAGCagcttgattatcatgtcatTTGTGCGAGAATCTATCCGTTGGTTCGAGCTGATGCGTCGGTGTCGATGAAGGTGTTGCAAGAGGCAACGGAGGCGACTTATGGATTCCGGCCTAGTTATCGGAAGGTGTGGTTGGCGAAACAGAAGGCAGTAGCGCAAATATATGgcgattgggaggagtcatatgCTGATCTGCCTCAGTGGATCCTTGGAGTCTCATGCACGATGGAAGGTTCCGTTGCTCTACTCAAGACGTCCCCGGTTAGGGTGGGTGGCCAAGTTGATGAAGATAGAGTCTACTTTCATCGGATGTTTTGGACATTCCCTCCGTGTATTGAGGCATTCCGCCACTGTAAGCCGCTCGTTAGCATCGATGGAACACACCTCTATGGCAAGTATGGCGGGACATTGTTGTTGGCGATCGCTCAGGATGGTAACTCGAATATTTTGCACAGTTAG
- the LOC107636812 gene encoding transcription repressor OFP1-like, giving the protein MTVHGEPFLRVIRVCYNIALNRSAEMIHSRSKTRKQKSPTPPLPHPPSNKKTQPSSSKPKQQFNNTTTPRKSYYFTRQHTTSPQQQPRKSSSKQRPTIKTSRRTTTPRLSSSSSSSKFLVINVTPTINTTTSDGESEFQAEPEFRTDRVLHTDSNSNSSSLDDIIIDVDNNSISTTKSDINNKHLPLPPILTKPKNQQESRNKNKNATTPCSRRFSVSSAAGARRLRINSPRVSGASFRKLHHQADASHGQRSTTSSAVIDASAGQGRSVSGSFAIVKSSLNPQRDFRESMVEMIVQNNIRSSKDLEDLLACYLTLNSDEYHGLIINVFKQIWFDLTDNNNINYMYQRQE; this is encoded by the exons ATGACTG TGCATGGCGAACCCTTCTTGAGAGTTATCAGAGTATGCTACAATATCGCACTAAATAG gagtgctGAAATG ATACATAGTAGGAGCAAAACAAGAAAGCAAAAGTCAccaactcctcctcttcctcatccTCCATCCAACAAGAAAACCCAACCTTCTTCATCAAAACCAAAGCAGCAATTCAACAACACCACCACTCCAAGAAAGTCCTATTACTTTACAAGACAACACACCACTTCCCCTCAACAACAACCAAGAAAATCATCATCAAAACAGAGACCAACAATAAAGACTAGTAGAAGAACAACTACTCCaagactttcttcttcttcttcttcttctaagttTCTTGTTATCAATGTGACGCCTACCATTAACACTACTACCTCCGATGGTGAATCAGAGTTCCAAGCAGAGCCAGAATTCAGAACAGACCGTGTTCTTCACACCGACTCTAATTCTAATTCCTCCTCGCTTGATGACATCATCATTGACGTCGACAACAACTCCATTTCCACAACAAAATCTGACATTAACAACAAacatcttcctcttcctccaaTTCTCACCAAACCAAAGAACCAACAAGAATCtagaaacaagaacaagaacgCCACCACCCCGTGTTCTAGAAGATTCTCCGTTAGCTCAGCCGCAGGGGCCAGGAGGCTTAGGATCAATTCTCCCAGAGTTTCCGGAGCAAGTTTCCGGAAACTCCATCATCAGGCGGACGCATCACACGGCCAAAGAAGCACTACTTCTTCGGCCGTTATTGACGCGTCCGCCGGACAAGGGAGGAGCGTTTCGGGAAGCTTTGCGATAGTAAAGTCATCGTTGAATCCGCAGAGAGACTTCAGAGAATCAATGGTGGAGATGATTGTGCAGAACAACATAAGGAGTTCGAAGGATTTGGAGGATCTTCTTGCTTGTTACCTAACTCTGAATTCAGATGAGTATCATGGCTTAATCATCAACGTCTTCAAgcaaatttggtttgatttaacTGATAATAACAATATCAATTACATGTATCAACGACAAGAATaa
- the LOC107636811 gene encoding zinc finger MYM-type protein 1-like → MIKLIASYNDEVARTVLEKAPYNAKYTSHQIQKEILHILSNKMRKHICEEIGDSKFCIVVDEARDESKREQMALVLRFVDIHGFIQERFLDLVHVKDTTSLTLKQELCGILSRHGLDVSNIRGQGYDGASNMRGEWNGLQALFLKDCPYAYYIHCFAHRLQLALVTASREVIPVHQFFSKLTFIVNIICSSKIDELETGKGANQIGTLKRADSAYNTLTSFEFVLILHLMKDMMGITDILCQALQKQSQDIVNAVQLVHSTKTLIQSMRDDRWEELLKNVKSFCEQHDILIPDLTASYVARQGRSRHQKDHITVEHYFRVEIFLVTIDKQLQELNSRFNDQAMDLLSLSSTLKPKDAYKNFDIAKISTLVDSYYPEDFTEQEKINLPFQLQHFILDTFWRRWLPLCELMLKGWHKPTGNTDGVVMGLVVETTKELGLVQLK, encoded by the exons ATGATAAAACTCATAGCATCTTACAATGATGAAGTTGCAAGAACTGTGTTAGAAAAGGCTCCATATAATGCTAAATATACttcacatcaaattcaaaaagaaaTCTTGCATATACTCTCAAACAAGATGAGAAAGCATATTTGTGAAGAAATTGGAGATTCCAAGTTTTGCATTGTAGTAGATGAAGCTCGTGATGAATCCAAAAGAGAACAAATGGCACTTGTTTTGAGATTTGTTGATATACATGGTTTTATTCAAGAGCGTTTTCTTGATCTTGTACATGTCAAAGATactacatcattaactctaaaacAAGAATTGTGCGGCATTCTTTCTCGACATGGTCTTGATGTCTCTAATATTCGTGGTCAAGGATATGATGGCGCCAGCAACATGAGAGGAGAATGGAATGGGTTACAAGCATTATTCTTAAAAGATTGTCCTTATGCTTACTATATCCACTGTTTTGCTCACCGATTACAACTTGCATTAGTTACTGCATCAAGAGAAGTTATTCCTGTGCATCAGTTTTTTTCAAAATTGACTTTCATCGTCAACATCATTTGTTCTTCTA AGATTGATGAACTTGAAACTGGTAAAGGGGCAAATCAAATTGGTACTTTGAAACGAGCAG ATAGTGCTTACAATACCCTGACCTCATTTGAGTTTGTATTGATCTTGCATTTGATGAAAGATATGATGGGAATAACTGATATTCTTTGTCAAGCTTTACAAAAGCAGTCTCAAGACATAGTTAATGCTGTGCAACTAGTTCATTCTACAAAAACACTTATCCAAAGCATGAGAGATGACAGATGGGAGGAATTATTAAAAAATGTGAAATCATTTTGTGAGCAACATGATATTCTAATTCCTGATTTAACTGCTTCTTATGTTGCAAGGCAAGGACGCTCGCGTCACCAAAAAGATCATATTACAGTTGAGCATTATTTTAGAGTGGAGATATTTTTAGTCACAATTGATAAGCAATTACAAGAGTTAAATAGCAGATTTAATGATCAAGCAATGGATCTACTAAGTCTGAGCTCTACCCTCAAGCCTAAGGATGCTTACAAAAATTTTGACATTGCTAAGATTTCTACTCTTGTTGATAGCTACTATCCCGAAGACTTTACTGAACAAGAGAAGATTAATTTGCCTTTTCAGCTTCAGCATTTTATTCTTGATACTT TTTGGAGAAGATGGCTACCGTTATGTGAGCTAATGTTGAAAGGATGGCACAAGCCAACTGGGAACACTGATGGAGTGGTAATGGGCCTGGTGGTGGAGACAACCAAGGAATTAGGACTCGTGCAGCTGAAGTAA